The Trueperaceae bacterium genome window below encodes:
- a CDS encoding HD-GYP domain-containing protein, with protein MPENLSTLLKIHQKPRGGGLALAIALIAVLLGLTTLVVYSSGGTSQAYLHLAYLPIILAGFLFHRSGGLLAGIAAGLLLGPLMPLDVGTGVAQEPFSWLFRLLVFALVGVLTGQLARLLAIRTANLAQNFADTLHSFAALVATRDEQVAGHCERVARNATVVGRKLGLDEAQLDALHWAGVLHDLGKVAIPDRILLKSGPLSEEEYELVKTHCTVGADLVGRAGGDFELVASGIRTHHERWDGTGYPAGLEAEAIPLFGRILGVVDVFEALTSERPYRKSVGVAAASELLRRESGGHFDPAVVRAFLELSEEGRIEVADTDAGELNVEITADENH; from the coding sequence TTGCCAGAGAATCTCTCAACACTACTAAAAATCCACCAGAAGCCGCGCGGCGGCGGTCTGGCTCTGGCCATCGCCCTCATCGCCGTCCTGTTGGGCCTGACGACACTGGTCGTCTACTCGAGCGGCGGCACCAGTCAGGCCTACCTCCACCTCGCCTACCTGCCCATCATCCTCGCAGGGTTCCTCTTCCACCGGAGCGGCGGGTTGCTGGCCGGTATCGCAGCCGGACTCCTCCTTGGCCCGCTGATGCCGCTCGACGTCGGTACCGGCGTCGCGCAGGAGCCGTTCAGCTGGCTCTTCCGCCTCCTGGTGTTCGCCCTCGTGGGCGTACTCACCGGACAACTGGCGCGGCTGCTCGCCATCCGAACCGCAAACCTGGCACAGAACTTCGCCGACACCCTGCACAGCTTCGCCGCGCTCGTCGCCACGCGCGACGAGCAGGTCGCGGGACATTGCGAGCGAGTCGCCCGGAACGCTACCGTGGTAGGCCGCAAGCTGGGCCTCGATGAAGCGCAGCTCGACGCACTCCACTGGGCGGGTGTCCTCCACGACCTTGGCAAGGTAGCCATCCCCGATCGGATCCTGCTTAAGAGCGGGCCGTTGAGCGAGGAGGAGTACGAACTGGTCAAGACCCACTGCACCGTGGGAGCCGACCTCGTCGGGAGGGCGGGTGGAGACTTCGAGCTCGTGGCGAGCGGCATCAGGACTCACCACGAGCGTTGGGACGGCACCGGCTACCCGGCCGGACTGGAAGCCGAAGCTATCCCCCTCTTCGGACGGATTCTGGGGGTCGTTGACGTCTTCGAGGCACTGACGAGCGAGCGGCCCTATCGCAAATCCGTCGGGGTAGCGGCAGCCTCCGAGTTGCTTCGACGGGAGTCGGGTGGACACTTCGATCCGGCAGTAGTTCGAGCATTCCTCGAACTCAGCGAAGAGGGGCGGATCGAAGTAGCGGACACCGATGCGGGCGAACTGAATGTCGAGATAACGGCAGACGAGAACCACTGA
- the gdhA gene encoding NADP-specific glutamate dehydrogenase, giving the protein MQTLKTQAIDRSHTGMDEKLQDVYALIQQRNPGETEFHQAVREVLASLGPMLAKHPELGSGKILERICEPERQIIFRVPWQDDNGEVHVNRGFRIEFNSALGPFKGGLRFHPSVNLGVMKFLAFEQIFKNSLTGMPIGGGKGGSDFDPKGKSETEIMRFCQSFMTELYRYIGESTDVPAGDIGVGTREIGYLFGQYKRITNRYESGVLTGKGIDWGGSLVRKEATGYGCVYFVEEMLNARGDSLDGKTCVVSGSGNVAIYTMEKLEHLGAKTIACSDSSGVILDRDGIRLDTVKQLKEVQRRRIAEYAEIHEHAKYTPGGSIWEIPCEVAFPSATQNELNGRDAVRLVENGCIAVGEGANMPSTPEAVEVFLDAGVSFGPGKAANAGGVATSALEMQQNASRDAWSFEYTDQRLRQIMKEIHARCFETAEEYGVPRNYVLGANISGMQKVANAMAAMGLV; this is encoded by the coding sequence TTGCAAACCTTGAAGACGCAGGCGATCGACCGGAGCCACACCGGGATGGACGAGAAACTGCAGGACGTTTACGCTCTCATCCAGCAGCGGAATCCCGGAGAGACGGAGTTCCACCAGGCAGTGCGGGAGGTGCTCGCCTCTCTGGGGCCCATGCTCGCCAAGCATCCGGAGCTCGGTTCCGGCAAGATCCTCGAGCGCATCTGCGAACCGGAGCGACAGATCATCTTCCGCGTACCGTGGCAGGACGACAACGGCGAAGTCCACGTCAACCGGGGCTTCCGGATCGAGTTCAACAGCGCGCTCGGTCCCTTCAAAGGCGGCCTGCGCTTCCACCCCTCGGTGAACCTCGGGGTGATGAAGTTCCTCGCCTTCGAGCAGATCTTCAAGAACAGCCTCACCGGCATGCCGATAGGCGGCGGCAAGGGAGGTTCCGACTTCGACCCCAAGGGCAAGTCGGAGACTGAGATCATGCGCTTCTGCCAGAGCTTCATGACCGAGCTCTACCGCTACATCGGCGAGAGCACCGACGTTCCCGCCGGCGACATCGGAGTGGGCACGCGGGAGATCGGTTACCTCTTCGGCCAGTACAAGCGGATCACCAACCGTTACGAGTCGGGCGTGCTGACCGGCAAGGGGATCGACTGGGGCGGCTCCCTGGTCCGGAAGGAGGCGACCGGCTACGGCTGCGTCTACTTCGTCGAGGAGATGCTCAACGCCCGCGGAGATTCTCTGGATGGCAAGACCTGCGTTGTCTCGGGCTCGGGCAACGTCGCCATCTACACGATGGAGAAGCTCGAGCACCTGGGCGCGAAGACGATCGCCTGCTCCGACTCGAGTGGGGTAATCCTCGACCGCGACGGCATAAGGCTCGACACCGTCAAGCAGCTCAAGGAGGTGCAGCGCCGCCGCATCGCCGAGTACGCCGAAATCCACGAGCATGCGAAGTACACCCCAGGCGGCAGCATCTGGGAGATACCGTGCGAGGTGGCCTTCCCTTCGGCGACACAGAACGAACTGAACGGACGCGACGCGGTTCGACTGGTGGAGAACGGCTGCATAGCCGTTGGCGAGGGCGCGAACATGCCCTCGACCCCCGAGGCCGTCGAGGTCTTCCTGGACGCCGGCGTCTCGTTCGGCCCAGGCAAGGCAGCGAACGCCGGAGGAGTAGCTACCTCCGCGCTGGAGATGCAACAGAATGCCAGTCGAGACGCCTGGAGCTTCGAGTACACGGATCAGCGACTCAGGCAGATCATGAAGGAGATCCACGCCCGCTGCTTCGAAACCGCCGAGGAGTACGGCGTGCCCCGGAACTACGTGCTGGGGGCCAACATAAGCGGCATGCAGAAGGTGGCAAATGCGATGGCGGCTATGGGCCTGGTCTGA
- a CDS encoding cation diffusion facilitator family transporter, with amino-acid sequence MIDARDEELPGSLTSEFRRAKRLEWLTIAYLCADIVLVYLVLGGSQAVRAAWIESFLELIPPVVFLVSVRYMNRPPSRKFPYGLHRVTSVAHLCAGIALLFVGGFLLYISANSLLHPQPVSIGTLELFGLDIWRGWLMIAIMFDSIVAILLGRAKRRPARALHDKVLDADADMNRADWLTAVAAIVGVLGIRFGLWWVDPVAAGFISLNILMDGYRNSRIAVFDLMDMEPTLVGGETEDPLVVKVKDTLQGLPWVAEVDLRSREEGRIYFFEAQVVPVDERDLLDRLADARDRVMALDWRVFSIGMTPVRALDEERKKVA; translated from the coding sequence ATGATCGACGCCCGCGACGAAGAGCTCCCGGGTAGCCTGACCAGCGAGTTCAGGAGGGCGAAGCGACTGGAGTGGCTGACGATCGCCTACCTGTGCGCGGACATCGTCCTCGTGTACCTGGTGTTGGGCGGATCGCAGGCGGTCCGCGCCGCCTGGATCGAGAGCTTCCTCGAGCTGATCCCACCGGTCGTATTCCTCGTCTCCGTCCGCTACATGAACCGGCCTCCCAGCCGGAAGTTCCCGTACGGACTGCACCGCGTCACCTCCGTGGCCCACCTGTGCGCGGGCATCGCGCTGCTTTTCGTCGGCGGCTTCCTCCTCTACATCTCGGCGAACAGCCTGCTGCACCCGCAACCGGTGAGCATCGGCACTCTCGAGCTCTTCGGTCTCGATATCTGGCGAGGCTGGCTGATGATCGCCATCATGTTCGACAGCATCGTGGCCATCCTTCTCGGACGCGCCAAGCGCCGACCCGCGAGAGCACTGCACGACAAGGTCCTCGACGCAGACGCAGACATGAACCGCGCGGACTGGCTGACCGCCGTGGCAGCGATAGTCGGCGTGCTGGGCATCCGTTTCGGCCTCTGGTGGGTGGATCCTGTCGCTGCCGGCTTCATCTCGCTGAATATCCTGATGGACGGATACCGGAACTCGCGAATCGCGGTTTTCGACCTCATGGACATGGAGCCCACACTGGTCGGGGGCGAGACGGAGGACCCCCTGGTAGTGAAGGTGAAGGACACGCTCCAGGGTCTGCCGTGGGTCGCGGAGGTCGATCTGAGATCGCGAGAGGAGGGCCGGATCTACTTCTTCGAGGCGCAGGTCGTTCCGGTGGACGAACGAGATCTGCTCGACAGGCTCGCCGATGCGCGCGACAGAGTGATGGCTCTCGACTGGAGGGTGTTCAGCATCGGCATGACGCCGGTGCGTGCGCTGGACGAAGAACGCAAGAAGGTCGCCTAG
- a CDS encoding diacylglycerol kinase family protein, which produces MIVNPAAGKRAAGENLATLEERLSEAGYRFEIRETTGEGDALEWARQASDVDLVVALGGDGTIMEVMSGLIDGKRGIPLAQIPAGTANLLARALGIPTDLDGAIDVALSGVVIEHDVGREEGSGRYFAMVAGAGFDAQLMEDTPRALKNRMGFSAYLIAGLRNLFRLKRSYILLQVDGDHHHFRAHTVMALNIAMIEGLKLPGAVEIDPHDGKLDIAIVTPASLFGILEVALRLVSGRLSGYERLRFMQARQLRIEANPPLDVELDGEPLGTTPLTLTAVRNGARFVVPRSYAQKRALDTYPIGNRQESKTSGRSPARTGPD; this is translated from the coding sequence GTGATCGTCAATCCTGCGGCGGGCAAGAGGGCGGCCGGTGAGAACCTGGCGACGCTCGAAGAGCGGCTAAGCGAAGCCGGGTACCGGTTCGAGATCCGGGAGACCACCGGTGAGGGCGACGCACTCGAGTGGGCCCGGCAGGCATCGGACGTCGACCTGGTCGTAGCCTTGGGTGGCGACGGCACGATCATGGAAGTCATGAGCGGGCTCATCGATGGCAAGCGGGGCATACCGCTAGCCCAGATCCCGGCCGGGACGGCCAATCTGCTCGCCCGGGCACTGGGCATACCCACGGATCTGGATGGCGCCATCGACGTCGCCTTGAGCGGCGTCGTCATCGAGCACGACGTCGGCCGGGAGGAAGGCAGCGGACGCTACTTCGCCATGGTCGCCGGAGCCGGCTTCGACGCCCAGTTGATGGAAGACACGCCGCGGGCGCTCAAGAACCGGATGGGCTTCTCTGCCTACCTGATCGCCGGACTCCGGAACCTGTTCCGCCTCAAACGGTCGTACATCCTCCTCCAGGTCGACGGAGACCATCACCACTTCCGGGCCCACACCGTGATGGCCCTGAACATCGCGATGATCGAAGGGCTCAAGCTGCCCGGTGCGGTCGAGATCGACCCTCACGACGGCAAGCTCGACATCGCCATCGTTACGCCCGCATCCCTGTTCGGCATCCTGGAGGTCGCCCTGCGGCTCGTAAGCGGTCGACTCTCCGGCTACGAACGCCTGCGCTTCATGCAGGCACGGCAGCTGCGGATCGAAGCCAATCCGCCCCTCGACGTCGAGTTGGACGGTGAACCCCTGGGAACCACGCCGCTTACCCTGACCGCCGTCCGGAACGGGGCCCGTTTCGTGGTACCCAGGTCGTACGCGCAGAAGCGGGCCCTTGACACCTATCCTATCGGGAATCGACAGGAGTCGAAGACTAGCGGAAGGTCTCCGGCCAGGACGGGTCCGGACTAG
- a CDS encoding VTT domain-containing protein, with protein sequence MLQPDQAGDERSRGAGRLRLLRPLAVVVWVLLLLSFWLLLSHQSGEPLRLLREVARSFALSRWAPAMLLALYAARPLLLLPITVLNLACGFALGASAGIPLALLGTLVSASTGYAIGMSLGTEELATRSQVRWRFVRLLRSRSFEAVAAGGLMYLHADLVNLPAGILRLHFPTFLLGIAVGNSLTLTMAVLAGAAIEVGGLGADVSVDLAYIVGAAALFLASLLLARSLRARIGPADGDVRSEGNAE encoded by the coding sequence TTGCTGCAGCCGGACCAGGCAGGCGACGAGCGTTCCCGAGGCGCCGGGCGACTGCGGCTCCTCCGCCCGCTCGCCGTCGTCGTTTGGGTGCTCCTGTTGCTATCCTTCTGGCTGCTCCTCAGCCACCAGAGCGGGGAGCCACTGCGGTTGCTGCGGGAGGTGGCACGAAGCTTCGCCCTCTCTCGCTGGGCGCCGGCGATGCTGTTGGCGCTCTACGCCGCGAGGCCGCTCCTGCTTCTGCCCATCACCGTCCTCAACCTCGCCTGCGGTTTCGCTCTTGGCGCATCGGCCGGTATCCCGCTGGCCCTGCTGGGTACGCTGGTTTCCGCCTCGACCGGGTACGCCATCGGCATGTCGCTGGGTACGGAGGAGCTGGCGACGAGATCGCAGGTGCGCTGGCGCTTCGTGAGGCTGTTGCGGAGCCGCAGTTTCGAGGCGGTTGCGGCAGGCGGACTGATGTACCTCCACGCCGACCTGGTGAACCTGCCCGCCGGCATTCTGCGACTACACTTCCCCACCTTCCTGCTGGGCATAGCGGTCGGCAACTCTCTCACCCTGACGATGGCCGTGCTGGCTGGCGCAGCGATAGAAGTGGGCGGTCTCGGCGCGGACGTATCGGTGGACCTCGCGTACATCGTCGGTGCGGCCGCTCTCTTCCTGGCGAGCCTGCTCCTCGCGCGCTCCCTGCGGGCTCGCATCGGCCCGGCGGATGGCGACGTGCGGAGCGAAGGCAACGCGGAATGA
- a CDS encoding SDR family oxidoreductase codes for MDLQLAGKLAVVTGADSGIGLATARVLAVEGARVLITDLEEASLEAAAADIEQAVPAGRLHARAADLTRPADVELLLEAADELGGAAILAHLAGARGAAGDFLGIDDDGWRRTLDIDLMGAVRVCRTFIPGMLERGYGRIVLTASENAVQPYGEEPPYDAAKAAVVNLTKSLSKAYGRRGVHVNVVSPAFIETPMTDEMMAKRALESGVSVDDAVRSFLASERRGITQNRRGRPEEVADVIAFLCSDRASFVDGANWRVDSGSVATAFG; via the coding sequence ATGGACCTCCAACTGGCGGGGAAGCTTGCGGTCGTAACCGGCGCCGATTCCGGTATCGGCTTGGCGACCGCCCGTGTGCTAGCCGTCGAGGGGGCTCGGGTGCTCATAACCGATCTCGAGGAGGCGTCACTTGAAGCCGCTGCAGCCGACATCGAGCAGGCGGTGCCGGCCGGTCGCTTGCACGCTAGAGCTGCCGACCTGACCAGGCCCGCCGACGTCGAGCTGCTGCTAGAGGCGGCAGACGAGCTGGGCGGAGCTGCGATACTGGCCCACCTGGCCGGCGCTCGGGGAGCTGCGGGCGATTTCCTGGGGATAGATGACGACGGCTGGCGCCGCACTCTCGACATCGATCTGATGGGAGCGGTCAGGGTGTGCAGGACTTTCATCCCCGGGATGCTCGAGCGCGGTTACGGCCGGATCGTTCTCACCGCTTCGGAGAACGCCGTGCAACCGTACGGCGAGGAACCTCCTTACGACGCCGCGAAGGCGGCGGTAGTCAATCTGACCAAGTCGTTGTCGAAGGCGTACGGGAGGCGTGGAGTGCACGTCAACGTCGTTTCTCCGGCGTTCATCGAGACGCCGATGACCGACGAGATGATGGCCAAGCGGGCGCTCGAGAGCGGGGTGAGCGTCGATGACGCCGTGCGGAGCTTCCTCGCGAGCGAGCGTCGCGGAATTACCCAGAATCGCCGCGGTCGCCCGGAGGAGGTGGCCGATGTAATCGCCTTCCTCTGTTCCGACCGCGCAAGCTTCGTGGACGGCGCCAACTGGCGAGTCGACAGCGGCTCAGTAGCGACCGCCTTCGGATGA